A stretch of DNA from Lycium ferocissimum isolate CSIRO_LF1 chromosome 4, AGI_CSIRO_Lferr_CH_V1, whole genome shotgun sequence:
ATAATTGAAGTTACAGTTGAGTGTTCTTCATCATAAATAATATCAATTCATTAAAAACAGGTCCAGGTGGCAACCATTTCAGAATACATTCTTCTGGTGGTATGGATAAACAATGAAGACCAATACCTTGAGAATTTGGTCCTGCATTAATGGACAAATTCGTCAAATTGCATTCTGGAGGCTCTTGGCAACATATCAAGCTATGTTCATTAACATCAACTTGTTCACCTGGGCTGAATTGATCATCACAACTACAGTAGGGGGTAGAATTCGTTTCCCTTGCCTGCACGAGCAACATTTAAGTCAAAATAACTGTATCATGTATCAAGAAGAAATGCAGTTGCACATACCATAAATACATGATAACTACTTGCCCCTCTCCCTCTCCTTGTGGTTTTGGTGCAATGGATAAATCACTAATCTGATGATTATATTAGAAGGTATACACATCATGGTGATTATTGCACCTCAACACCTGATATATTTGATAAGAAATGACATATAAAAACTAAACTATGGTATATAAACTCACTTTTTCGTCAAGTGAGGACAGCTGTGGAATTGAACTGCTACTTGGTCCGAAACACTGGTCATGAACATCTGATACTGATTCAGCTGTTGATGTTTCGTTAATTCTTCCCTGACAGCAAAATACGTCATATAGAGGGAGGTATAATAAACACAAGCAAACGGCAAAAGGAAACTCAAAGTGAAAATTCACCTTTAGTGGCCGTATCTGTTTATAGGAATCAATTCTCCTTTGGTCACTGCATATTCCGGATATTTGCTTCCCAGTTTTTGCCTCTAAGTTATGTACAAGCTAGAAGTAGAGCAGAAGATTATTCGACACTTCACATTAAGAATAATTCCTTAAAACTCTAACGAGAAGAGCCACGGAGGAAGAAAATAGTGAAAACACCAACAAACCCACCTTCATTATTTCAGGGTCACTCCATGAACCCTTGTTAGACCTGAGGCAGCCACCCTCAACAGAACAGGTACAAGAGCCACCCAGAAAGTCAGGTAACTGACTGGACAGACAAAATTAGATAAAGAAATTGAGAAACTTTTTATTCAAACAGGTaggtatatataaataatagagAGAAAAAGACCTAGGGTCAATCACTTCAAGCAGTTTACCCAAAGATTTAGGTTCCAGAACCTGCAAAATGCAAATTGGAGCGCAGATATTCAGTCAGTTGAACTTGGaccaaatgaaataagaaaaagaagccCCCGTTTCCTCCACCTGTATTTTGCCAATAGTCTTTGCATCCAGAAATTTCTGTGCTGCAGGCCAAAGTATCTTTTTGAAGCCAGGGCCAGCATTGACAATAAACATCCGGTGCAATGTCTATACAGAGATTTCAGAAATTATTAACAACAGAATCTGAATGACTACTTGAAATCTCACTTAACTATCCATTCATGATGACAGCTAATACCTCAGGATAATAACTGTTATCAACTTTTGCCATGGCTGCCAAAAGACTAGCAGCTGTCCTGGTGAAGTTTTTAACTCCCTGCAATCAAAGGGATACTTCTTAATAagtgaaattgaaaaataatcaaTAAGCTGACAGCAACACGTCTATAAAActttttgtttaaaataaggACCAACACTATTAAAAGACCTTATAGAGGGGTAAACATACTTTTTCTAGCAAAGTCAAATGGGATTACATGTTATCCGCATATCATAATTCATAACTCGTTTTGGTAAAGGCAAATCCAAAGTTCCAAACTATGTGGAGACAGAAATTGAAGGACACAAAGCTCCACACCTAATTCTTAGAAATATCGTGGGCATGCTAGCTAGTTGCAGTCCCACATAAGTGTTTAATGCATGTAGATATGACATTAACGGAAAAGTACTTAATTGTCACAATAAAAGCTATATAGATTCAAAAGTTTTAGACTGTGTAAAAGAATGCAACAGAGATTTCAAGACAATCATCAATTTTGgtcaattttttattaattgaaGCAACATACAAGGCCTTGCACATCCAAAATTGTAGTTGTTGAGCAGATCCTTTTCTTTGCTGCAATAGAACATGCAGAGAATTTCTCATGTAGGGCCCTTTCAAACTCTTGGACATGATATTTCATGTAGCGATCAATTGTGGTGATTCGCATTAGTTTGTTTGGATGAGCTTGTCCAAGCCTTTCAATATACACAGGCCTTCCATCCCTGTCAACTCCATGATATCCTTGTGGGTAATACTGCAGGACTTCTTCCAACTCTTCAAAGTGAAAATCCTAAGTAGTCACAAGGTCCAATAAGCAAATAAAGTTGGAGCACAAATCTAAAATCAGAGTTACGGTGATCAAGACAAATTTATGCCGGTAGTATGCAACTACCTCCAATATTGTGTCTGCTCCATATTCTTTCCTCCAGTTAAGCATTTCTTCCCACATCTGAATAGTTTTCTCAATGTTGAAATCTCTTGCCTTCAAGAATCTATAAATAATAGAATACTAACATAAGATTCAAAGACTTGCCGTCGACGGGCACAAGAACCACTAAATCCAACACAAGGACACAACTTGCAAGGTGCAGATACCGCCAGCTCACTAGACTGTGAGAAAAAGTTCGATAGAAAATAGCCATGACAAATGGAGGACTTGAAGAGAACATCTTCGTCAAATTCTACTGCTTTTAGTGTAAGTTACCACAGAAAATTACCACTACTCATGCAACTGAGCATATTGCCTACCAAAGAATTATACAACTCAAAAGGAAACTCACCTCAACAAGGTATGGTAGTCATCATGTATGGGTGGCAACAAATTCTTGTCACGAAGTTGTAGATGCAATTCATAGACAGCATTCTCTTCCTCTGCGTCATGTATATCCTCTATCGGAACTGAAGGAAACCTGTAGTCAActttcctttttcctctttttctgaGGGAGCGAGTGAACTTGTTGGAAGCATTGATTGCCTTTTTCCTGAAAGCACCAATTCTGAATCTTCGTGTTTCATCCTCTGAATTCTCACAGTCTGATTTTCTTTCTCTACTGTCATTGTAATAAGCATCTGATCCCCCTTCTAGAACACAAGGTACTATTCAGAGAATTCAAACTTGAGCATTATAGTACAAGCAATAATTAAATTATCACGACAAAATCTTTAGATTCAATGATCAAATGAGGTAACAAACCTGACATCTACAGGACAAGGAGGAGGAAAGAATGAGGAAGGAGTTGTGCCTCTAGAGTCCAATGCAATTAAGCCTTTTCCGTCTCAAGACCATCCAAGCTCAGCTTGCACTTACATAACTAAAAGAAGACGAGTAAGCCACCAGAATCTCAATCTTTCctataaaaagatgacaaataaccTTTGTGCAAAAGAATAGACGAGCATTATTTCATGAATGTCACAATGATACTCcaaatgaatttgaaaaatacttttattcTGCAAAGATTACTCTAGCtcatcagaaaaaaaaaaaatcgaactgCAGTAATACTATTGATTTGTGCAGTCCAGTCAGAAAAGAGAGGATTGCTTGCAGTTTGCAACCATATAACAACTACCACAGAATGTACACGAGTCTGACTGCTATTATGAATACATTAGAAGGGAAATGAAGAAGATTGAATATATTATCTCACGCCAATTCTCTCCGtaagattttcctttgtttcttcttttctcaaGTTTACAGTCTGGAGATCCAAAAGATACCGGGGGGACTGTAAGCAACCTCATTCCCTTGTTCTCCAGATAGATTAAACACAGACAAACCAGAAAAAGAGGATGAAGAAAATCACTCCCTGCTGATAAAGAACAAGTCTCATACTCTAGCTATTGTATATGTTGCatggactcttcaaaaatatagTCGGGTGTGTGTCGGatactccaaaagtagtgcatttttggagaatccaacacgggtgcggcaacgaaagtgaagagtccgtGCAACTATTGTATTGAATCCCACCAACATTCCTCAAACTGATAAATATTTCCAGTAAAATGCTAAAAAAATAGCTGGAGAAACAGGCAGAGCTCGACATATATACTTAAAAAACAACAACTAAGCCACAATACTGAAATAGTTTGGATCAACTATATCCACTTGACTCCATTTCAAGCCAGCTAAAATactaatatcaatatcatatcaacaAAGTCTACTAGGCCACAATCCCGAACCAACTGGATCAACTATATTCACATTGCTCCATTTGAAGCCAGCTACATTATcaacataatatttttttcaaaaagttatGAATTATAAGAATCCTCGAACTTGATCACACGCAAAAACCAAAAAAGCACTAAATTTCCAGTAAACTGAAAGTCAGATCTCACATTACACCAAAAGTTAAGAGAGCAAATACTGCAAATGAAAAACAAGAGCTCAGAATACAAAAGCATTACAGTAACATTTCTCAAACTGATAAATACTTCCAGTAAAATGTTAAAAAGATAGCCGGAAAAACAAGCAGAGCTCAACATATATACTTAAACAACAATTACTAAGCCACAATCCTGAGCTAGTACTGGATCAACTATATCCACTTAGCTCCATTTCAAGCCAACTATACTATTAATGTCAACATCATATCTTTTCTAGGAATTGTTAAAAATCCACTAACTTGATCACAGCAAAATCAGACAAGTATTCATTTCCCGTAAACTAAAACTCGGATCTCACATTATACTTAAATAACAAGTACTAAGCTACAATATACTTAGATAACAACTACTAAGCTACAATCCTGAACTATTTTGGATCAACTGTATTCACATTGCTCCATTTCAAGCTAActataatattaattaattatatcaacatcatatttttttaagaattctGAAAAAATCGCACTAACTCGATCACAGCAAAATCAAACAAGTATTCAATTGCCCGTAAACTGAAACTCAGATCTCACATTACACCAAAAATGCAAATACCGCAAATGAAAACAAAAGCATTACATTAACATTCACCAAACTCATAAATACttacagcaaaaaaaaaaaaaaaaaaaaaaaaaaaaaaaaaaaaaaccccaaaaaactgGCAGAGCTCAACATATACACTTAAACAACAACTACTAAGCTACAATCCTGAACTAGTTTTTATCAACCACATCCACTTGGCTCCACTTCAAGTCAgctataatattaacataaacatcatatatatatattttaaaaaacgcGAGGAATTTTGAGAATCCTCTAACTCGATCACACGCAAACTCAAACAAGCATTAAATTGCACCTTAACTGAAACTCAGATCTCACATTACACTAAAAGTTAGCAAACAAGAGCTCAGAACACAAAAGCATTACAGTAACATTTTTTTCAAACTGATGAATCAGTAAAATGCTAATTATATAATTAAACATCAATTACTAAGCCACAATGCTGAACTAGTTTGGATCAACTATATTCACATTGCTCCATTTCAAGCCAGCTCTAACAttaatattaacatcataatattttttcaacaaaaggcaaaaaaaatattaggaaTTTTCCGAATACTCTAACTTTGATCGCACGCCAGTAAACTGAAACTCAGATCTCACATTACACTAAATACTTAGCAAAtaataatgcaaataaaaaacaaaagcGTTACAGTTACAGAAAATTAGAAGCTAACGGAATCTCACCGGAAACCTGTAATTCCGTTGAGCTCACTGATTTTAATTTTCCAAGAAGAtatcacaaaataattaatttcgagaattttttttttttttttaacagctTCTATttgctctctctttttctctctaaaCAGAATATTTGAAGGTTGCAGTGCCACTTTTTTACTTTCTGCGATTTGCTTGTTTTGTccgctgttttttttttttttactttattattatCAGACCTGAAAAGAACGTATCTAACCTTTTTCACATGACTTTCGATATAATTGGGAAATGGTCCTCATTGTTTAAGAAATGATTTAATTTTGTTATTCGTTTCAAGGGATAATAGTAGTATTTTTGGTCTctaaattatactccctccgtctcaatttatgtgatatagtttgactggaTATAGAGTTTAAGAATTAAAGGAGGACCTTTGAAtgttgtggtctaaaataaactaaagatatttgtgtggttgtcaatcatctcgttaagcgtaaaaggtaaagtttaaagttaaattattatcaaataagaaaatgtataaatatttttgggacagagggagcaCATGTATTGTAATCTTGATCTTTATGATATCTGACTGAGCACACTTAACCTCTAGTTAATCGAATGTGTTTTTAGTCCTTTTATGTAAGAAGTATGTGTTGCATTTGAACTACTTTTAGAGCTATATTATCATCAAATGTAGAAGATTAATATATCAAATGGGTAATTCAGTTGTGGAACGATTATTAATTACTGTAAGTTTTTGAATATTCACAAGCAAAGATAGCAAAAGTGCacatttcaattaattgaaggtcGAATGTGCTAAATCAAATATCGCAaggattaaaattaaaatttatcaataattaaGCGACCAAATGTGTTATTAACCCGTCTTTTAAAGTTGGGGTCAATTATAACATCGTTGTTACAAAATTGACATATATTTTAGTGAttacttttaatttatttcaaaaaaagggACTAATTTTTGTCAaacttttacattttttttttttaacaagtaCTGTATGTTCTTACTTATTCTGTGAATCCAAAGTGAGGGGTACTATAACAGACACAGTTGCTTTCTGTTGAGCCATGAAGAACGCCTTTATGATTTTACTGTACACATATAGTACGTGCCTCGTCTAATAAAACATCAGTTACTGCCTTGTCAAATAACGACACTACTAATTTATTAGGGGTAactggtaaaaaaaaaaaaaaaaaaaaaaggatgtgTGACGTGTGTACATGAATTACGTAGAGATATAGGCATCCTATAAACACTAGTGAATTTTGCCCGCGCTTCGCACGGTCACGAAACctctttaaattaaaaaaataatattctttTAATGCTTGAATaagtattaaaataattaaagtggGATATCATTTTCGAAAagcgaaaaatatttttaattgtttcaaaaatataaatatacacgTTGATAAGTTCAACCCAAAGACATTTCCTTCGCAAcatctttatttttctaaaactaACGAAAACTCTTgtcatggaaatattaattataTTGCTTTACAATGGCACAAAAAAGATTTCTAAAGAAtctaagaaaaatattattactgagaaaatgaaaaaagttaaACATAAAGAGACCTTAACCATTCTGATTTTGAAACCAAAAATTATTGAACATCTTGTATTCACGGCCAcgttaaataaagaaaaaaaaaccacataacaacatcaaaattaaaattttggacCACAAATTAACATACAACTCACTTCTTTTCACCACCTAGAGCAGTCCAATCACATTTTCATGAGCTTCTCGTTAGTTTAAGATATGAAGGAAATACAACCATTTAAGTAGTGGAATGGCAGGAAATTTTATTAATTCCTATACTGTAAAATTCTTATTGTGCTCATATTTTATAACTCTTCGTTGCTCTTACAAATCTTTATTTTCCTTCCTTCATTACAACGTAACATATAATAAATGTTATTAATTCCTATACTGTAACTTTTGATTATGCTCATATGTTACAACTCTTCATTGCTCTTACAACTCCTTATTCTCTTCCTTCATTATAGCAATAAAGAATTATCAATTATAAAAAAGAGGTAAAACCAAACAATGAGGGAAAAGGGTTTAAAAGAAtcagaaaagaagataaatagaATTTAGttaataaagaaaagataaaatctGCGCTGCCAAAATTGAAAAACcaaatatatatgcatagacgaaaataaaatttcatatactaataaggaaaactTTCTATGTAAACAATTAAACATAAAACAAATGCaaatagataaaatatcatttGCCTCTTTTTAGTTTTACAGTGACATATATAGCTCTTGAGGAACAATATTCTCAATTTAGGAGAAGTTAACGTTTATtctatagaaaaaaaaaaaaaacaaggcagAGTACTATGAAAAGAGAATTTAAGGGAGTACATAAATTGAtgttaaaattctaaatttaaACTAATATTTTCAGAGATAACTTTACTTAGTCTAATTCACTGTGTGGCGAGGCAAAACGTTATGAAGATCTAAAAGCTTAatccttttatatgttgtaaAAAAGTTAGGACACTTATTTTTGGATAAAGAACTctgttattcttttcttttgctttttgctTCCGTTATTCCGTTACCTTATATTTAAAAGTCCAAAGTGTATAATTACAATGAATTAAGATaagtaaaaatatttcttgaaattatgcCTCAATATAGTTTTTTCTTAGAAGTATGTGTTTAAAACAAATGAcatgaaatgatttaaaaaagCCTATTTCAGATTTAAGAGAGTGAAATGCACCTTCTTTCgcaaaatgaagaaaatcaaatatcacaTTTTTCATAAACAAAGCACATATTTCCAGTAAATCTCATTTGGGTTAAATAAAACAAAGTACCATCCAATTGCTTAATAGGGGACCTGCCAGGGCAGTTGAGCAATCATAAAATGATTTAAGCGCAAAACCTGAAAGTTTGGTGACATAGAAACAATAGGCTGCCTTGCCCTTGACACATCTGCTTGTGccataatcaaatcaatatctcAAGTTTAACTTCCGTTCCTCTTCTTCATCAACCTCGCATTAGCCTCCATAGTAAAGCATAATTGGGTAGCATATAAAAATGAtccaataaaatatgaaaggctGTAGTAGTAAATGAGGCATTTAATTGAAGCATACAAATATTGACTCTTTAGTTTTTTAACCGTAAGGAATAGGAATATTAGCATTAATTGAGACatttatttttacaatatataaaataatagagaaaaaggcaaaaaaaggagaaattagataaatgtcaatggaggccatagagaggtgtcacataagattgtctatgcctagctttatattatatatagattagtgTTTTAATCAACTAAATCAATTAATcatgatttttgttttgttacTTGATCTCGTGAATTCATAGATTGTGTACTGATCAAGTGATCCACCACTACAGCCAAATTATGGATGCAGAAAGACTGAGAAAGGAAAAGCATACGATGTTAGATTTGCTCGAATCCAAAAAGAGTGTCATAAATTGCATAAAAGACAGATGGTGGACAGTATAATTTCCATTTTGTGAAAAAGCAATATAATACTATGACATATTGTATTTGTACGTGCACTAGTTTTTCAAGTCTCAGAAAGATTCGAGAAGTGAAACAGTAATACATGCACGTTGTAAGAGAATCTAAATCCTTTTGTTAAAATAGAAGTCAGAACATTGCTGGCGTTTGGTCATGCGATATGCGTTTGGTCATGCGAtgtgaaatcataatttcatattttaattttaaatcatAGTTTATTTGTGCAATTTATacaaaattttaacttcaacttcatatcatgattttaaatttcaaattctctAAAAAGATGTGATTTgtgattccaaatcatgatttcaaaaaaaaaaaaatattagtgtaaaacttgactcataaatttataatttgtaAAAAGAGATCCATAAGCaattggtagatatatttatcAACCCTTTGtatcaaatataaaaagatcTTCAAGTTATTAGTATATTaagatatgtacatatgtacgAACGGCGATTATATTAAAAAGTAGTTATATTGCATGcaactcatgttcaattttcctttttattgaactaaagttcgatcaatatattgatgttgtattttttaaaaaagacatTCTAGtaacgtattaattttgttttgacctataatttactcatttggtaagattgaataagaattgagaaatttttgatagttttcacaacttgtgattttttatgtctat
This window harbors:
- the LOC132053146 gene encoding phosphatidylinositol/phosphatidylcholine transfer protein SFH13-like isoform X2 — protein: MSEGGSDAYYNDSRERKSDCENSEDETRRFRIGAFRKKAINASNKFTRSLRKRGKRKVDYRFPSVPIEDIHDAEEENAVYELHLQLRDKNLLPPIHDDYHTLLRFLKARDFNIEKTIQMWEEMLNWRKEYGADTILEDFHFEELEEVLQYYPQGYHGVDRDGRPVYIERLGQAHPNKLMRITTIDRYMKYHVQEFERALHEKFSACSIAAKKRICSTTTILDVQGLGVKNFTRTAASLLAAMAKVDNSYYPETLHRMFIVNAGPGFKKILWPAAQKFLDAKTIGKIQVLEPKSLGKLLEVIDPSQLPDFLGGSCTCSVEGGCLRSNKGSWSDPEIMKLVHNLEAKTGKQISGICSDQRRIDSYKQIRPLKGRINETSTAESVSDVHDQCFGPSSSSIPQLSSLDEKARETNSTPYCSCDDQFSPGEQVDVNEHSLICCQEPPECNLTNLSINAGPNSQGTLVIHWFEMIQEKVLNRCTQCLERKLIPFLLKLSGLIRSVFFEYWRKQANVSRTSALEERQESSSCEAVHKADGALPCMERLRRLETLFEEIKRKPAEIPVEKDQMIQQSMERIKSVEMDLDKTKRVLHTAVVKQLEIAELLENLQQSRFHQRRLLC
- the LOC132053146 gene encoding phosphatidylinositol/phosphatidylcholine transfer protein SFH13-like isoform X3, with the protein product MSGGSDAYYNDSRERKSDCENSEDETRRFRIGAFRKKAINASNKFTRSLRKRGKRKVDYRFPSVPIEDIHDAEEENAVYELHLQLRDKNLLPPIHDDYHTLLRFLKARDFNIEKTIQMWEEMLNWRKEYGADTILEDFHFEELEEVLQYYPQGYHGVDRDGRPVYIERLGQAHPNKLMRITTIDRYMKYHVQEFERALHEKFSACSIAAKKRICSTTTILDVQGLGVKNFTRTAASLLAAMAKVDNSYYPETLHRMFIVNAGPGFKKILWPAAQKFLDAKTIGKIQVLEPKSLGKLLEVIDPSQLPDFLGGSCTCSVEGGCLRSNKGSWSDPEIMKLVHNLEAKTGKQISGICSDQRRIDSYKQIRPLKGRINETSTAESVSDVHDQCFGPSSSSIPQLSSLDEKARETNSTPYCSCDDQFSPGEQVDVNEHSLICCQEPPECNLTNLSINAGPNSQGTLVIHWFEMIQEKVLNRCTQCLERKLIPFLLKLSGLIRSVFFEYWRKQANVSRTSALEERQESSSCEAVHKADGALPCMERLRRLETLFEEIKRKPAEIPVEKDQMIQQSMERIKSVEMDLDKTKRVLHTAVVKQLEIAELLENLQQSRFHQRRLLC
- the LOC132053146 gene encoding phosphatidylinositol/phosphatidylcholine transfer protein SFH13-like isoform X1, yielding MSVPCVLEGGSDAYYNDSRERKSDCENSEDETRRFRIGAFRKKAINASNKFTRSLRKRGKRKVDYRFPSVPIEDIHDAEEENAVYELHLQLRDKNLLPPIHDDYHTLLRFLKARDFNIEKTIQMWEEMLNWRKEYGADTILEDFHFEELEEVLQYYPQGYHGVDRDGRPVYIERLGQAHPNKLMRITTIDRYMKYHVQEFERALHEKFSACSIAAKKRICSTTTILDVQGLGVKNFTRTAASLLAAMAKVDNSYYPETLHRMFIVNAGPGFKKILWPAAQKFLDAKTIGKIQVLEPKSLGKLLEVIDPSQLPDFLGGSCTCSVEGGCLRSNKGSWSDPEIMKLVHNLEAKTGKQISGICSDQRRIDSYKQIRPLKGRINETSTAESVSDVHDQCFGPSSSSIPQLSSLDEKARETNSTPYCSCDDQFSPGEQVDVNEHSLICCQEPPECNLTNLSINAGPNSQGTLVIHWFEMIQEKVLNRCTQCLERKLIPFLLKLSGLIRSVFFEYWRKQANVSRTSALEERQESSSCEAVHKADGALPCMERLRRLETLFEEIKRKPAEIPVEKDQMIQQSMERIKSVEMDLDKTKRVLHTAVVKQLEIAELLENLQQSRFHQRRLLC
- the LOC132053146 gene encoding phosphatidylinositol/phosphatidylcholine transfer protein SFH13-like isoform X4 yields the protein MSVPCVLEGGSDAYYNDSRERKSDCENSEDETRRFRIGAFRKKAINASNKFTRSLRKRGKRKVDYRFPSVPIEDIHDAEEENAVYELHLQLRDKNLLPPIHDDYHTLLRFLKARDFNIEKTIQMWEEMLNWRKEYGADTILEDFHFEELEEVLQYYPQGYHGVDRDGRPVYIERLGQAHPNKLMRITTIDRYMKYHVQEFERALHEKFSACSIAAKKRICSTTTILDVQGLGVKNFTRTAASLLAAMAKVDNSYYPETLHRMFIVNAGPGFKKILWPAAQKFLDAKTIGKIQVLEPKSLGKLLEVIDPSQLPDFLGGSCTCSVEGGCLRSNKGSWSDPEIMKLVHNLEAKTGKQISGICSDQRRIDSYKQIRPLKGRINETSTAESVSDVHDQCFGPSSSSIPQLSSLDEKARETNSTPYCSCDDQFSPGPNSQGTLVIHWFEMIQEKVLNRCTQCLERKLIPFLLKLSGLIRSVFFEYWRKQANVSRTSALEERQESSSCEAVHKADGALPCMERLRRLETLFEEIKRKPAEIPVEKDQMIQQSMERIKSVEMDLDKTKRVLHTAVVKQLEIAELLENLQQSRFHQRRLLC
- the LOC132053146 gene encoding phosphatidylinositol/phosphatidylcholine transfer protein SFH13-like isoform X5 is translated as MSVPCVLEGGSDAYYNDSRERKSDCENSEDETRRFRIGAFRKKAINASNKFTRSLRKRGKRKVDYRFPSVPIEDIHDAEEENAVYELHLQLRDKNLLPPIHDDYHTLLRFLKARDFNIEKTIQMWEEMLNWRKEYGADTILEDFHFEELEEVLQYYPQGYHGVDRDGRPVYIERLGQAHPNKLMRITTIDRYMKYHVQEFERALHEKFSACSIAAKKRICSTTTILDVQGLGVKNFTRTAASLLAAMAKVDNSYYPETLHRMFIVNAGPGFKKILWPAAQKFLDAKTIGKIQVLEPKSLGKLLEVIDPSQLPDFLGGSCTCSVEGGCLRSNKGSWSDPEIMKLVHNLEAKTGKQISGICSDQRRIDSYKQIRPLKGRINETSTAESVSDVHDQCFGPSSSSIPQLSSLDEKISDLSIAPKPQGEGEGQVVIMYLWQGKRILPPTVVVMINSAQDQILKVHW